The proteins below are encoded in one region of Picrophilus oshimae DSM 9789:
- a CDS encoding XdhC family protein — MYEDYLEVFNKLVSENEDFILCTVISTTGNSIAKPGFKMIIHNNMIVYGTLGSAAIDNAVLNRSININEPDIINIDLGTGIDDYIKMDTTCGGTLSVYIEPYHGRKRIIIIKDPGRDIIAEAVENLSRFLGFKILIFSDDSEPDSGHYKIDDIEGTEIGRNDYVIILTRGKNDVRVINKLAGKRPDYIGLMASLNRYKSDMAMINYDIDIECPAGIEINAVSPYEIAVSILSRIISIKNKNMVKKQYIIKND; from the coding sequence ATGTATGAGGATTACCTCGAGGTTTTTAATAAACTTGTATCAGAAAATGAGGATTTTATCCTTTGTACTGTTATTTCAACAACGGGCAATTCAATAGCAAAGCCTGGATTTAAGATGATAATACACAATAATATGATCGTTTATGGAACACTTGGCAGCGCGGCGATAGACAATGCAGTTCTTAATAGATCAATCAATATAAATGAGCCTGATATAATAAATATAGATCTTGGCACGGGCATTGATGATTATATTAAAATGGACACAACCTGCGGCGGCACATTGTCAGTATACATTGAGCCATATCATGGCAGGAAAAGGATAATAATTATAAAGGATCCTGGCCGTGACATAATAGCCGAGGCCGTTGAGAATCTGTCAAGGTTTCTCGGCTTTAAAATATTAATATTCAGTGACGATTCAGAGCCTGATTCCGGGCATTATAAAATCGATGATATTGAGGGAACAGAGATTGGCAGAAACGATTATGTAATTATATTAACCAGGGGCAAAAACGACGTCAGGGTTATAAACAAACTTGCGGGTAAAAGACCGGATTACATAGGTCTGATGGCCAGTTTAAATCGTTATAAAAGCGATATGGCAATGATAAATTACGATATTGACATTGAATGCCCGGCAGGAATTGAAATAAACGCAGTGTCACCATATGAGATAGCTGTGAGCATACTATCAAGGATAATATCCATAAAGAATAAGAACATGGTAAAAAAACAGTATATAATAAAAAATGATTAG
- a CDS encoding TIGR00725 family protein, giving the protein MHAINIGIIGGSHTDDYYCSIAYKVGELLAKKNIVVICGGKEGIMECVSKGVSDNNGIVIGILPGNDKTEGNRYLTIAMPTGIGYMRNFLIVRASDALIAIEGFSGTTSEAAFAISEGKTVVSIGDLDIKRKETDGKLIRASDPEEAVEIAILEATKHAHNKIDKSL; this is encoded by the coding sequence ATGCACGCCATAAACATAGGTATAATTGGTGGAAGCCATACAGATGATTATTACTGCAGCATAGCATATAAGGTTGGTGAGCTCCTTGCAAAGAAAAACATCGTTGTTATATGCGGTGGCAAGGAGGGAATAATGGAATGCGTTTCAAAGGGCGTTTCAGATAACAATGGAATAGTAATAGGCATACTGCCTGGCAATGACAAAACAGAGGGAAATAGATATCTAACGATTGCAATGCCAACAGGCATAGGCTACATGAGGAATTTTTTAATAGTAAGGGCGAGCGATGCACTGATAGCAATAGAGGGTTTCTCCGGAACAACCTCCGAGGCGGCATTTGCAATAAGTGAGGGGAAAACAGTTGTTTCAATCGGAGATCTTGATATAAAAAGAAAGGAGACAGATGGAAAGCTTATAAGGGCATCAGATCCTGAGGAGGCAGTTGAAATAGCCATTTTAGAGGCAACGAAACATGCCCATAACAAAATAGATAAATCTTTATAA
- a CDS encoding NfeD family protein: MVSQQVAIELILDAVVFFFIGAWFSRFYLRHPFRRKPVTGKDAMIGKTGIVVNITKNNFYEVSVDSEIWRALPLEKNDKFQKGDEVIIKDIRSLVLYIQKIK; encoded by the coding sequence ATGGTAAGCCAGCAGGTTGCAATAGAGCTAATACTTGATGCTGTGGTCTTCTTTTTTATAGGTGCATGGTTTTCAAGGTTTTATTTAAGGCATCCATTTAGAAGAAAGCCGGTAACAGGCAAGGATGCAATGATAGGAAAAACCGGCATCGTTGTTAATATAACAAAAAATAATTTCTACGAGGTTTCGGTTGATTCAGAGATATGGCGTGCCCTTCCACTTGAAAAGAATGATAAATTTCAGAAGGGTGATGAGGTTATTATAAAGGATATAAGAAGCCTTGTGCTTTACATTCAAAAAATAAAATAA
- a CDS encoding acetyl-CoA C-acetyltransferase, which yields MKDVYIVSAKRTPIGKFGKGFSKIKATELGGKAIRAAIDDAKLDPALVQEVIMGNVIEGGVGQNPAGQAAYHAGLPFGVTKYTVNVVCASGMLAVESAAREIMLGERDLIVAGGMENMSMSPLLLSSEFRWGPKQLLYKNMKIEDSMLVDGLIDAMYYEHMGVSAERSARKYNLTREDADSYSVQSQERAIRATESGEFRNEIVPVNDIDRDEGLRKTTMKDLEKLNPAFDRDGILTAGNSSQLSDGASALVIASEKAINEYDLKPIARITGYESASLDPRDFVEAPIPATKKLLEKQNKSIDYYDLVEHNEAFSVASIIVRDQLKIDNERFNVNGGAIAIGHPLGNSGSRIIVTLINALKTRHMKTGLATICHGGGGGHTITLEMVE from the coding sequence ATGAAAGATGTTTATATTGTATCAGCAAAGAGAACCCCCATAGGCAAATTTGGCAAGGGCTTCTCGAAAATAAAGGCAACGGAGCTTGGCGGAAAGGCCATAAGGGCTGCCATAGATGATGCAAAGCTCGACCCTGCACTTGTACAGGAGGTAATAATGGGCAATGTCATAGAGGGGGGCGTTGGCCAGAATCCTGCAGGTCAGGCAGCATACCATGCGGGCCTGCCTTTTGGAGTTACAAAATACACTGTAAACGTTGTTTGTGCATCCGGCATGCTGGCCGTGGAATCCGCGGCAAGGGAGATCATGCTTGGTGAGAGGGATTTAATAGTCGCAGGCGGTATGGAGAATATGAGCATGTCTCCACTGCTTTTGAGCAGCGAGTTCCGCTGGGGGCCAAAGCAGCTTTTATACAAGAACATGAAGATAGAGGACTCAATGCTTGTCGACGGATTAATTGATGCAATGTACTATGAGCACATGGGCGTTTCTGCTGAGAGAAGCGCCAGGAAGTACAATTTAACAAGGGAGGATGCGGATTCATATTCAGTTCAGAGCCAGGAGCGTGCGATCAGGGCAACAGAGAGCGGAGAATTCAGGAATGAAATTGTTCCAGTTAATGATATAGATAGGGACGAGGGCTTAAGAAAAACAACCATGAAGGATCTTGAGAAGTTAAACCCTGCATTCGACCGTGATGGTATATTAACAGCAGGCAATTCATCGCAGCTATCAGACGGTGCATCTGCACTGGTAATTGCCTCTGAAAAGGCCATAAATGAGTATGATTTAAAGCCCATTGCAAGAATAACCGGTTATGAATCTGCATCACTGGATCCAAGGGACTTTGTTGAGGCGCCGATACCTGCAACAAAGAAGCTCCTGGAAAAACAGAACAAAAGCATAGACTACTATGATCTTGTGGAACACAACGAGGCGTTTTCTGTTGCATCAATAATAGTAAGGGACCAGCTAAAAATAGACAACGAAAGGTTCAACGTTAACGGTGGTGCAATAGCCATTGGTCATCCACTTGGGAACAGCGGTTCAAGGATCATTGTAACATTAATAAATGCATTAAAAACAAGGCATATGAAGACAGGACTTGCAACAATATGCCATGGTGGCGGTGGTGGCCATACAATAACACTGGAGATGGTTGAATGA